The Scomber japonicus isolate fScoJap1 chromosome 13, fScoJap1.pri, whole genome shotgun sequence genome includes a window with the following:
- the nf2b gene encoding NF2, moesin-ezrin-radixin like (MERLIN) tumor suppressor b produces the protein MSILGLKKKQPKTFKVKVITMDAEMEFSCEVKWKGKDLFDLVCRTVGLRETWFFGLRYTIKDTYAWLKQEKRVLDQEVPKDSPITFHFLAKFFPEKVEEELVQEITQHLFFLQVKKQILDEEIFCSPEASVLLASYAVQAKYGDYDPNFHKPGFLAQDELLPKRVLMQYQMTADMWEEKITAWYAEHRGIARDEAEMEYLKIAQDLEMYGVSYFAITQNKRDTDLLLGVDAQGLHIYSPNSKLNPNKSFPWSGIRNISYSEKEFTIKPLDKKKDVFKFYSSQLRVNKLILQLCIGNHDLFMRRRKVDSIEVQQMKAQAKEEKARKKMERQILAREKQMREEAERAKEEMERRLFQLQDEARLANEALLRSEETADLLAEKAQIAEEEAKLLAHKAAEAEQDRQRLEVTAMKTKEEKRLMEQKMREAEQLAVKLVEQSERRLKEADHLKQDLTEAKDAERRAKQKLLEITKTTYPLIAAYSTPPAPPEAADFAFESSSTRLDFKDSDMKRLSMEIERERLEYMEKSKHLQDQLKELKTEIESLKLEEQQQQAGVYSLHNEARGYGQEPVYIPHSNRNSAYMSQMAYFEEV, from the exons ATGTCCATTTTaggattaaaaaagaaacaacccAAGACTTTCAAAGTCAAAGTTATCACCATGGATGCTGAGATGGAGTTCAGCTGTGAG GTGAAGTGGAAGGGTAAAGACCTGTTTGACTTGGTGTGTCGCACAGTTGGTTTGAGGGAGACCTGGTTCTTTGGACTCAGGTACACAATAAAGGACACCTACGCCTGGCTGAAACAAGAGAAACGG GTCTTGGATCAGGAGGTCCCCAAGGACTCGCCcataacatttcatttcctgGCAAAATTCTTCCCAGAgaaagtagaagaagagttaGTCCAAGAAATCACTCAGCATCTCTTCTTCTTACAG GTGAAAAAGCAGATCTTAGATGAAGAGATTTTCTGTTCCCCTGAAGCTTCTGTTCTGCTGGCGTCATATGCTGTTCAAGCCAAG TATGGTGACTATGACCCAAACTTTCACAAGCCAGGCTTTCTGGCACAAGATGAACTTCTGCCAAAACGA gtTCTGATGCAGTACCAAATGACAGCTGACATGTGGGAGGAGAAGATCACAGCTTGGTACGCAGAGCACAGAGGCATCGCCAG GGATGAAGCTGAGATGGAATACCTAAAGATTGCTCAGGACCTTGAGATGTATGGTGTCAGCTACTTTGCCATCACT CAAAACAAGAGGGACACAGACCTGTTACTTGGAGTGGATGCTCAGGGTCTTCACATCTACAGCCCTAACAGCAAACTGAACCCTAACAAGTCGTTTCCTTGGAGCGGCATCCGCAACATCTCTTACAGCGAAAAGGAG TTTACAATCAAACCACTTGACAAGAAGAAAGATGTTTTCAAGTTCTACTCATCTCAACTGCGCGTCAACAAGCTG ATCCTGCAGTTGTGCATCGGTAACCATGATCTGttcatgaggaggaggaaggtggacTCCATTGAAGTGCAGCAGATGAAGGCTCAAGCAAAAGAAGAGAAGGCCCGCAAGAAG ATGGAGCGTCAAATCCTGGCAAGAGAAAAACAGATGAGGGAGGAAGCCGAACGAGCAAAAGAAGAGATGGAACGAAGACTCTTCCAGCTGCAGGATGAGGCACGACTGGCCAATGAGGCACTG CTGCGTTCTGAGGAGACGGCAGACCTGCTGGCAGAGAAGGCCCAGATTGCAGAAGAGGAGGCCAAGCTGCTGGCCCACAAGGCCGCAGAGGCTGAGCAGGACAGGCAGAGGTTAGAGGTCACCGCCATGAAAacgaaggaggagaaaaggctGATGGAGCAGAAGATGAGGGAGGCAGAGCAGCTGGCCGTCAAACTGGTGGAGCAGTCTGAGAGGAG GTTGAAGGAGGCAGATCACCTGAAACAGGACCTGACTGAGGCAAAGGATGCTGAGCGGAGAGCCAAACAGAAGCTGCTGGAGATCACTAAAACAACTTACCCT CTCATAGCTGCCTACTCCACTCCGCCTGCTCCTCCTGAAGCAGCTGACTTTGCTTTTGAATCGTCATCTACGCGCCTCGACTTCAAGGACTCTGACATGAAAAGACTTTCTAtggagattgagagagagag GCTGGAGTACATGGAGAAGAGTAAACACCTGCAGGatcagctgaaggagctgaagaCAGAGATTGAGTCGCTGAAGCTtgaggagcagcagcaacaggccGGCGTCTACAGCCTCCACAATGAGGCGAGGGGATATGGCCAGGAGCCAGTCTACATACCTCACAGCAAC